The following are encoded in a window of Geoalkalibacter ferrihydriticus DSM 17813 genomic DNA:
- a CDS encoding PEP-CTERM/exosortase system-associated acyltransferase, with protein sequence MSYFDFVEIKKNDPRIADVFKLRYKVYVEEWGFERAEDHPLGIETDEYDQQAIHIAAIRRETGAIIGTARLIPCSDMKFPIEKNMQMDRDVQGELRIKTCEISRLAVSKDYRRRAGDNMIYNGEVFSAQGMSIPEDERRSGENDIVLGLIRKICEFSGREGFTHWYVGMAKGLYILLKRRKMNFTPIGPEIDYHGLRRPYFGRVDEIVAGNEDFSTIYHQAESLSVGRAQELSVAI encoded by the coding sequence ATGAGCTATTTTGACTTCGTCGAGATTAAAAAAAATGACCCGAGGATTGCCGACGTCTTCAAATTGCGGTACAAGGTGTACGTTGAAGAGTGGGGGTTTGAGCGCGCCGAAGACCATCCCTTGGGGATTGAAACCGACGAGTATGATCAGCAGGCGATTCATATCGCCGCCATTCGCCGCGAAACAGGCGCGATTATCGGCACGGCGCGACTCATCCCGTGCTCGGATATGAAATTTCCCATTGAAAAGAACATGCAGATGGATCGCGACGTCCAAGGTGAATTGCGGATAAAAACCTGCGAAATATCGCGGCTCGCCGTCAGCAAGGATTATCGGCGGCGTGCCGGCGACAATATGATATATAACGGCGAAGTGTTTTCCGCTCAAGGGATGTCCATTCCTGAAGACGAACGCCGCAGCGGCGAAAATGACATTGTGTTGGGGCTTATCCGTAAAATTTGCGAATTCAGCGGGCGCGAAGGATTTACCCATTGGTATGTGGGTATGGCCAAAGGGCTTTATATTCTTCTCAAGCGAAGAAAGATGAATTTTACGCCCATCGGACCAGAAATAGACTATCATGGCCTGCGCCGGCCCTACTTCGGTCGCGTCGATGAAATCGTCGCGGGCAATGAGGATTTTTCGACAATTTATCATCAAGCTGAATCCTTATCCGTTGGGCGCGCGCAGGAGCTGTCGGTTGCAATTTGA
- a CDS encoding sigma-54-dependent transcriptional regulator, whose amino-acid sequence MAAQEKGTILIVDDEPNALKVLAAIMGEEGYRVVTAGSVEAALPRFKEIDFDAVITDMKMPGLSGMDLFGILANEHPDIPVIFLTAYGSVESAVEAMTRGAFYYFIKPPDYLNLKGILSRAVEQRRLKRELFELKKRLNDERKEFRLIGSDPEVRKILDIVDAVRDSESSVLICGETGTGKEMIARSLHCGGTWAKKNFVAVNCAAIPRELIESELFGYEKGAFTGASARRIGRVEQAAGGTLFLDEIGELDLSVQAKLLRVLQEKEIERLGSNEKISVHFRLVSSTNRDLLAEIKMGRFRQDLYYRLNVVQVTVPPLRERRPDIPLLVAEFLREFCAREGKVLSVSDEAMDIMQSYAWPGNIRQLRNVVERAVVLARGQEIGPRALPAELLGANDNSIPSGAVKTMRERELAAVKEALERCAGNKSEAARSLGISRKALYKRLNDYGLS is encoded by the coding sequence ATGGCGGCACAGGAAAAAGGCACAATTCTTATTGTCGACGATGAACCCAACGCTCTCAAAGTTCTGGCCGCCATCATGGGCGAGGAGGGTTATCGCGTTGTAACAGCCGGATCCGTGGAAGCAGCCTTGCCCCGGTTCAAGGAGATTGACTTCGACGCGGTGATAACCGACATGAAAATGCCGGGTCTCAGCGGCATGGACTTGTTCGGCATTCTCGCAAACGAACACCCTGATATCCCGGTCATCTTTCTGACCGCATACGGCTCCGTCGAGTCGGCCGTTGAGGCCATGACGCGCGGGGCCTTCTATTACTTCATCAAGCCACCCGATTATCTCAACCTTAAAGGCATTCTCAGCCGAGCCGTCGAACAGCGGCGCCTCAAGCGCGAGCTGTTTGAACTCAAAAAACGTCTCAACGACGAACGCAAGGAATTTCGCCTGATCGGCAGCGATCCGGAAGTGCGTAAAATCCTGGATATAGTCGATGCGGTACGCGATTCGGAGAGCAGTGTGCTCATCTGCGGCGAAACCGGAACCGGCAAGGAGATGATCGCACGTTCCTTACATTGCGGTGGAACCTGGGCTAAAAAAAATTTTGTTGCCGTCAATTGTGCCGCCATCCCCCGTGAACTGATTGAATCCGAACTGTTCGGGTACGAAAAGGGCGCCTTTACCGGAGCATCCGCCCGGCGCATCGGCCGGGTTGAGCAGGCGGCGGGCGGCACGCTGTTTCTTGATGAGATTGGCGAACTCGACCTTTCCGTGCAGGCCAAGCTCTTGCGCGTTCTGCAGGAAAAGGAAATCGAGCGGCTTGGAAGCAACGAAAAAATCAGTGTTCATTTCCGCCTGGTGTCTTCCACCAACCGCGATCTGCTCGCGGAAATTAAAATGGGACGTTTCCGACAGGATCTTTATTATCGGCTCAACGTTGTTCAGGTAACCGTGCCTCCACTGCGCGAGCGGCGCCCGGACATTCCCTTGCTGGTCGCCGAATTTCTTAGGGAGTTTTGCGCCAGAGAGGGCAAGGTTCTCAGTGTGTCCGATGAGGCTATGGACATCATGCAGTCCTATGCCTGGCCCGGAAACATCCGTCAGTTGCGCAATGTCGTCGAGCGCGCCGTGGTCCTGGCCCGTGGCCAGGAAATTGGTCCTCGCGCACTTCCGGCGGAACTTTTGGGAGCCAACGACAATTCAATTCCAAGCGGTGCCGTGAAAACCATGCGCGAAAGAGAGTTGGCTGCCGTCAAGGAAGCCCTTGAACGATGTGCGGGCAACAAGTCGGAAGCCGCCCGCAGCCTCGGAATCTCGCGCAAGGCGCTTTACAAGAGACTCAACGACTATGGACTATCCTGA